AGATACATTAGCAGTGATTTACACTTACTTGCATCAGAATATCATGTAATTTTATACACAGCACTGACGTATTGTTGAATCTTGACGATTTAACGCTACTGGACATTAAACGAACACATGACTTTAATTACAGCAGGTAAAAGCCACAATATATCGCATAAACTATCGCAAACACTCATTGCGCTGAACTCGATCTCGATAAACACTTAATACAGACGTAACCAACGTGATAAAGCTTTAGCTTTGTTAATTGGCAGAATTACGCGAGTCCTTTCTCATCCAACCGTGACCTGTCTAAACTAGTTTTTCGTGTATTATTTTACTTGTACGACATAATGTTCAGTGAAAATTCcacaaaatttagaaaatgttgtaacaaattataaaaactaaagatTTCGGCGAAATATAGCTaaattagtttgttttgtcGAAAAGTTAGTTTGTCACGTGACCTTAGTTTCCTatctatatgtttaggtatctatggtaCGGGTTGATGGTGATAAAGAGTTGTGGCGGCCCGAATTGTTGCACCGTGTCTATGAGGAATGCATGCTGCCACTTCCAATAAGCAGGCGAAAACGATTTTGCGTCCAATGCTCGGCGAAATATAGCTaaattagtttgttttgtcGAAAAGTTAGTTTGTCACGTGACCTTAGTTTCCTatctatatgtttaggtatctatggtaCGGGTTGATGGTGATGAAGAGTTGTGGCGGCCCGAATTGTTGCACCGTGTCTATGAGGAATGCATGCTGCCACTTCCAATAAGCAGGCGAAAACGACTTTGCGTCCAATGCTCGTTGAGGTGAACAGGCGAACATTCTTCCAGAGTTGATTGCTCCGGTTACTGTCTTAAAGATCCAGCGATCAAACTGAAATTGAAGCAACTGGAAACTACAACTGTAATCAATGATTGATGACAGTACTTTTTGCGTGAACGCATGCTTCGCATTGACGTGTTGAGATGGACTCGCACAGATTATTGAAAGGATACAAAATAGGTCACAATGCGTATTCAATTCCCTGCATTTGAAACATGTCGAAGAATTGACTGTCCAAAGTGCCGGCATGATGAATGTACTTTTTGTAGGAACTAAGTGCGCAGTAGAGATGCTCGTACGCCAGTTGCAGTCGCAATTTTGACGGATTATCGGGAAGACTCGAAATGGTGTGTGAAACTGATGTTGACTTTACAATGATCCGGATTCCTCCTGTTTTGACGCGGTACCCGTGTTGTTTCTTAGAGTAAGGGCCGCAGTCGATGGTGAATGGTGACAAGATATTGTGTTCTTTTTCACTGAAGTTTCGCAAGCACTTGGGCCATGCAGATATTTTTGGAGCAGTGTACCGCTCGCTCGGGCAGAAATTGCAAGTAGGCCTGGTTGCGACAATCCGTTTTGCAAAGCTTGGTTTAAGAATACAGGCAAATGCATTTGTCACATTTCGACCACGACGCTTTTTCGATCCACATCTTCAGGTGACCGGATACTTGTTTTCGTTTGGTTTGTCCAACAGAATTGTGAGACAATGTTGAAAACAACTGCGAGGACAAAAACGCATTTTTTGTAGCTTCCCGACGCTCAAAGCGGGCACGTTTTTCTTGGAAAGCAGCGTGGCGCCTTTGTTGAAtctaaaaaagtcaaaaatgagaatttgtttttctttcataAAACCAATTCACGTACCTGAGGATCGCAAACGATTTGGGAAAACCTTGaagccatttttttaaaggattGCAAATCTGAAAACAGAAGACGTGTTAGCATGTAGGCTCTAAAGAAAGTCTAGCTAAATCGTTGattaaaacttgatttaaaacatttgcatATTAAAGTAttcaaaacaagtttataCAATTACATCCATGGTGGaagtgatattttattttcgtaCCTCTAGGTTCTAAACAGAAAGGTTCAAGACAAGGACCTAAGCTTGGAGAGACTCTTCGCAGATTTACGAAATCTGAAAAAAGAAGACAAGTTAGCATCTgtgtagaaataatatttgatTGTCTTACCGTTCGTTGGTGATTGAAATGTTAAAGATAATCAGATGAAACAAAGTTGATCTTGGACAGGTCAGAGTTTCCAAAAGCAAAATGCAAAGAGTATCAATATGTAAAATGCTATGTCTGAAAtctgaaaaagaaaattttaaattgattgaacaaaattaaaaaggcaCCCATTACAAACAAATGGCGAGGACACAAATTGAACTAAAGCGCTCACAAACAAATTGAACTAAAGCGCACACAAAAAAAGACAAACCAAAAACACAAGTCATGAAAAGTTtaatcttttcttttttttgacGGACCAGGTTGATTCGGATCTTCCTGGTCGTCCTGTTTTCGTTTCCGTTCTGAAATGAAGtcttttaaatttctttttgaaGTATTTTGCGAGGAttgtatgttgttttgttttgttggcaAATCTTTAGAAGCTGCAGCACAATATTGGGAAAGTGTCGGTGTCTCTTTAAAACTGGCTAAATTTAGTCCTTCATAGCAATTAGAGGCTACATGGGGAAGATGCAACGTAATGTGTTGGGCCACTTTTAAATGTAGTGCGAGCAAGTACATCGATGCACCCACGTTGAACATCGAATCGATGTAGGTATCGAACAGTTCGCTTTGATTTTTCATTCcgattaacaatttttttattaatttaatcatttttttctcggatttttcattttgaaGTTTGTCCATTTTTTTCAGCAATTTGTCCATAGTTGCAGAAACATCAGCTTGTAAATTAGCGTCAGCCAGATCTGGGAGGTCATTTTTTATCCTTTGCCAATTAGTTGAAGTTGTTTCCATCAACTCGCTTACTGCAATTTCCGGACGAGTGAGCCACTCGCAAGTGAAtgatttaagttttgttttgaagtCGTCATTTGATGCCGACCTCGGGAGTGTAGCAATTCCGTAAGGTCGAAGGAAGTCTTTCGGAAATTGTTGGAAAAATTGTACTTTCCCAGTTGCTTGAACTCTTTTCGAAGGACTGCTAATACtgcaagaaaatagattaaaatgaTATATAAACAAGAGAAtattaacttactttttcgCCAATGCAGGATTCGTGTATATTGAATATAAGTAAAAAAGCAGAATTGTAATATTAAAAGAGGTTTCTCGGTATGTAATAATATATCTGAAAGAAACAAGCGGATGTGGTCAATGATTTAAAGTGCGAGTTTTTATAGTTGAGCAACGGAAATAATTGGCTGATATATGCTCGGATATCGAGGAAAGAATCGGCAAGGTAACAAATGTGATTTTCGACAAGCGGTTAGGTAACAGTACTGAACGACAACAATCTTtaagagagagagagagagagagagaggcGGTTGCGAATTTGGCGCGAGACAGCGAGTCAGACCTACTTTTTCTTTAATTGTGTATAGGACGAACCTGATTGGCTGGGCGGTTTCAGACAGTGCTCCTCTCGAATAACATTTGCATAAGGCGCGCAAGATGGAAGTCCCGGCGAAATGAGACGATTTAGAGCAAGGTATCGGCCGCATGCCAACAGCGCAGATCGACAACAACCATCGAGagagaaagagagagagtAAGGCAGCTGCCACATAGGACGATTTCGCGCAGGGCAGCGGCCAGATTAGAGTACTGAACGACAACAATCTTTAAGAGAGAGCGATAGAAAGGCGATTGCGAGTTGCGACGATTTGGCGCCATGCAGCGGCCACTTACTGTCAGTGCTTCGCATCACTAGCATTTTAGAAAGAGCTGCTGGCGTTTGACTAACTAAGTTCGCAAGTTAAAGCATTAAGCATATTTAAATTCGAACTGGTACTGTTGCGTACTAACACATCACACCTTGATTGAAAACTTCGAGCCGATGCTGTTTATATGCGACATACTGAGGACAACTTTCAACTAACGTAAATATAACTTCGTCAAATTTCTTTCTGAAACGTGACCTCCTTTCAGCGGCCCTGGCATTAAACTAATGACAAATACCGGCGCATCTGCTTTTAAATGAGCCTATTGTTCGAGTCAGAccttactttttatttaattgtgtaTAGGGCGCACCTGATTGGCTGAGCGCTTTCAGACAGTGCTTCTCTCGAATAACATTTGCATAAGGCGAGGCGCGCAAGAGGAAAGCGAGGGCGAAATGAGACGATTTAGAGCAAGGTATCGGCCGCATGCCAAAAGTGCAGATCGCCAACAGCCCTCgggagagagagagagaggcGGCTGCCACATGCGACGATTTCGCGCAGAGTAGCGGCCAGATTACAGTACTGAACGACAACAATCTTTAAGAGTGAGATAGACCGGCGAGTAGCGACGATTTGGCGAGTAGGGACGATTTGGCGCAAGGCAGCGGCCACTTACTATCAGTGCTTCGCATCCCTAGCATTTTAGAAAGAGCGGCTGGCGCTTGACTAACTAAGTTCGCAAGTTAAAGCATTAGGCAGATTTAAATTCGATGTAATAACAACCACGTCGGCAAAAAGCCCCTGTTGGGAAGTAACGTTTCGCCATGTTCTATCAACTCCCAGGTGTAGGCTAATCTAGTATTTCGATTGGAAGAGAAATTGTAAGCAACAGATTTatctgtgtttatttttatggaCGAATTCCCACCGATAAAACATTTTGCTTTATAAGTAACGCTTTATCGCGCGCTTTTAGTCAAATCCGCTTTAAAGCGGTTCTGCCAATTCACACCGCAATTTTGCTTTAATGGCTTCACGCGACTAGGCGATCGTTAGCAAAATAGCTGAACGTGAATATGGCGATGATTACGACTGAGAGTAAAAAGAAGTGATCGCAGTATACTATCTCtggaaacaaagaaataaccTTGAAAGTGAAAGACGGTTCTGGGTACATCCAATCTGTCAGTCCAGGCCAGAAGAAAGAGCTTTTTCATTTAAGACACTGCTTGATCCTAgacaaatttcaaaatttcgCTAGAATGTCAAGCAAACTCTTCTTAGATTTGGTTAAAATTATCAAaccatacatacaaaaaaaagatacACGCTATCGTGTTGCTATTTCTCCAGAGGAAAGAACACTGGTGGCTTTGCGGTAATTGctcatttatataaaacaatttctttgtGTTGCAGATACCTGGCAACTGAAGAAAGCTATAAAAGCCTTTACTATGGTTTCCATGTAGGCCACTCAACTATTTGCAAACTAATTCCTGAAGTTTGCACAGCAATCTGTGATGGTTTGCAAGAGAAGTTTATGCCAAATGAAACGGAAGGTGTCCTGTAAGAAGTggtttacagttttttaattacaaaggTTATCATTCTATTGTTCTCCAAGCAATTGCTGATGCAGAAGGCTGTTTCACATTGATTGAAGTGGGTGACTACGGCAGGAGAAGTGACGGTGGCATGTTTAGGTCCTCTGTTGTTGGTCAAAACGTGGCAACAGGCTCATTTTGTTTGCCTGAGGAAGGGATTGTTCTAGTCACTAATCAAAGTTgtccatgttttattgttgGCGATGAAGCATACCCACTGCTTACCAATCTCATAAGGACATACCCCAAAAGATCTTTGGACAATGCAAGgcgtatttttaacagaagATTATCAAGAGCAAGAAAGAGTGTGGAGTGTGCCTTTGGCATGATGACAGCCAAACGGAGGGTGTTTGAAAAGCCTATGCGTTAAGCCAGAGAATGTGGATAGCATCGTAAAAGCAGCATACACCATGCATAATTACGTTAGGAGACAAGGAGGCTATCGActacaataaacaatttttgtacATATCCCACTGttggttatttttgtttatttataacacatacactgaaaaatcaatttatatTGTCAAAAAATATTGCCACTTAATTTCTCCTTGTGGGGTTAAGAAATAATCTTTTAAGTCATCTCGAATTCCCATTGCTCTTACATAGTCAGATGAAAGAATTTTTGAAAAGGTAGTACGTAATACGGTATTAAgaacaaagcatattttacTAATGAATTTTGAGGTAACAATTAAATACTAGATCTTGTACCAACTAATTAGTAGGAATAAGATCCACAATGTAACATACAATAAGAAGACAAAGAAGGTAACGAAATTTAAAGAAGGTAATGAAAGTTGTAATTAGGGACAGAGGAGCTTCACAATAATCACCTTATCACTAATATAAAACCCacttaaaataacttaaattgcTTCAGTTTATGGCTTTGACAATACTGCAAAATAGAAATTGCTTCAGGCATGGATTAAGGATTTAGATAAAAAACATAGCTGAATCACATatttgaaatgaatgaatatttactttaaaacacaagtttgttcattaaaaattGCATGGTGTTGAgggtaaaaaataagttatggaacagttgttttaaaacacatttgaaGGGTCAGCACGATATTATCTAAAGACTAAACAG
This window of the Ciona intestinalis unplaced genomic scaffold, KH HT001128.1, whole genome shotgun sequence genome carries:
- the LOC113475668 gene encoding uncharacterized protein LOC113475668 produces the protein MLTCLLFSDFVNLRRVSPSLGPCLEPFCLEPRDLQSFKKMASRFSQIVCDPQIQQRRHAAFQEKRARFERREATKNAFLSSQLFSTLSHNSVGQTKRKQVSGHLKMWIEKASWSKCDKCICLYS